In Bdellovibrionales bacterium, the following proteins share a genomic window:
- the phnE gene encoding phosphonate ABC transporter, permease protein PhnE, with the protein MGFTDVELDQEWAISHMRSLTLATVLVGSLMFGISSLMAQRNYVTLGEFLFADPRRKQIVNDIPFFRSFWGPHLLATLLLTFLVSFNVTEVSVYELTDPDGLAGAWRLFRGLADANLELLPTAIVEVIETVFIAFLGTAIAIPISFFLSFICAKNIMIHPVAFFLYFTLRTILNVMRSVEPLIWAIIFTVWVGVGPFAGMLALMIHSIASLTKQYSEIVEGVAEGPIDGIRSTGANAIQVIWFAVVPQIVLPYIAFTIYRWDINVRMATVIGLVGGGGIGTLLIKYQGQAMWREVGCIIAVIAAVVWLMDTASAYIREALK; encoded by the coding sequence ATGGGTTTTACTGATGTAGAGCTTGACCAAGAATGGGCGATCTCTCACATGAGAAGCTTGACTCTTGCAACTGTTTTGGTTGGTAGTTTGATGTTTGGGATTTCCTCTTTGATGGCTCAAAGGAATTACGTGACCTTGGGTGAGTTTCTATTTGCCGACCCAAGAAGGAAGCAGATTGTAAATGATATCCCGTTTTTTCGCTCTTTCTGGGGACCTCATCTTTTAGCAACACTCCTACTCACCTTTTTGGTGAGTTTTAATGTCACTGAAGTATCAGTGTATGAACTGACTGATCCCGACGGCTTGGCCGGAGCCTGGCGTCTTTTTAGGGGGCTTGCAGATGCAAATCTCGAACTTCTACCCACTGCCATCGTTGAAGTGATCGAAACCGTATTCATTGCTTTTCTCGGTACGGCTATTGCGATTCCGATTTCTTTTTTCCTTTCGTTTATTTGTGCTAAGAATATCATGATCCATCCAGTGGCTTTTTTTCTCTATTTTACTTTGCGTACGATTCTCAATGTTATGCGCTCAGTTGAACCATTGATTTGGGCGATTATTTTTACCGTCTGGGTCGGGGTGGGCCCATTTGCTGGAATGCTGGCTCTCATGATTCATTCCATCGCGTCTCTGACAAAGCAGTATTCGGAGATTGTTGAGGGAGTTGCCGAGGGTCCGATAGATGGAATACGTTCCACGGGAGCAAATGCGATTCAAGTGATTTGGTTTGCGGTCGTCCCTCAGATTGTTCTTCCGTATATCGCATTCACCATTTATCGTTGGGATATCAACGTTCGAATGGCAACGGTGATTGGGCTGGTTGGAGGTGGAGGAATTGGCACTCTCCTCATTAAGTACCAAGGGCAAGCAATGTGGCGCGAGGTCGGCTGTATCATTGCCGTTATTGCCGCCGTTGTCTGGCTTATGGACACAGCTTCTGCCTATATTCGCGAAGCACTTAAATAA
- a CDS encoding metallophosphoesterase — protein MASIFQSITFLLLSAHLTCSIFAGAEEGKCLPQLWEKLTRPFQRSRERRFSPRDQKFILNGSIYIPLIGDVHGELDRFLSLISQLQIEYKVKFPIIFQLGDLGINQDPVRYTRWHQKNGTEINEFSLGDNRIFNKYFGTSSELDRIEGNIFVVRGNHDFYLDEFLYASKASSFANHFFILPDGVMQELELISNERIFVGAVGGINETDSFGREIGSRMAQAESQFRTRASNGEPGTPPNAKLNSSFKLPQSTILLTHQGPTFEVKGHSWIENLILTLQPQFHFHGHSHYALNRTTRLGSTRTIAVGNLPPMGEICTKSQCVAMLRYDLKTRKTHLVSPQLENTD, from the coding sequence ATGGCTAGCATTTTCCAATCAATAACTTTCCTTTTGCTTTCCGCTCATCTTACCTGTTCCATTTTTGCTGGGGCCGAAGAGGGCAAATGCCTGCCTCAACTCTGGGAAAAATTGACAAGACCGTTTCAGCGATCCCGAGAAAGAAGGTTTTCACCTAGAGATCAGAAGTTTATTCTCAATGGCTCTATCTACATCCCCCTTATTGGAGATGTTCACGGAGAACTCGATCGCTTTCTGTCTCTCATATCGCAGCTGCAGATTGAATATAAGGTCAAATTTCCAATTATTTTTCAACTGGGCGATCTTGGGATTAATCAGGATCCCGTTCGATATACGAGATGGCATCAGAAAAATGGAACCGAAATAAATGAATTTTCTCTTGGGGACAATCGTATTTTTAATAAATACTTTGGAACTTCAAGTGAGCTCGATCGAATCGAGGGCAATATTTTTGTTGTCCGTGGCAATCACGATTTTTACCTTGATGAATTTCTTTATGCTTCGAAAGCCTCGTCTTTTGCAAACCATTTTTTCATCCTTCCAGATGGAGTCATGCAAGAGCTTGAGCTTATCTCTAATGAAAGAATTTTCGTTGGAGCTGTAGGAGGAATTAACGAAACCGACAGTTTTGGTCGGGAAATTGGTTCCAGGATGGCCCAGGCAGAAAGTCAGTTCCGAACGAGAGCAAGCAATGGCGAACCTGGAACGCCGCCTAATGCCAAGCTTAATTCCTCATTCAAACTGCCTCAAAGTACCATTCTCCTCACTCACCAAGGGCCCACTTTTGAAGTCAAAGGCCATTCTTGGATTGAAAATCTGATCTTGACATTGCAACCTCAATTTCATTTTCATGGACACTCTCATTATGCTTTGAATCGAACGACAAGATTGGGATCAACTCGAACAATCGCTGTTGGTAATCTTCCGCCAATGGGAGAAATTTGCACTAAATCTCAATGTGTTGCCATGCTTCGCTATGATCTAAAGACAAGAAAAACTCATCTCGTTAGCCCGCAACTTGAAAATACTGATTGA